In Gopherus flavomarginatus isolate rGopFla2 chromosome 1, rGopFla2.mat.asm, whole genome shotgun sequence, a single genomic region encodes these proteins:
- the LOC127042873 gene encoding uncharacterized protein LOC127042873, giving the protein MESSEQGEVGDGVEDGDSEATGMEGDTPESQDTCSQDLFSSPEEASQSQQLEADGEEEAEDRARGILTTAAVSPPSRRLQNLRRNPGKSKEELIKSVLSHYNRESRKTEERRSSVQEWRKTVHEWRQTESRRKELSAKKTTKQMISLLSRQTESFESLVAMQTNMYRANPQPSQSPLPCHPVYSQNNFLQQPVPYYPQLPPTPIRSRTSPDNYNSYPVHSTPIILQHSNAEVQQTVNIDQNRT; this is encoded by the exons atggagagttcagagcagggagaagtgggggatggtgtagaggacggagacagtgaggctactggcatggagggggacaccccggagtcccaggacacatgcagccaggatctcttctccagcccggaggaggctagccagtcgcagcagctggaagctgacggtgaggaggaagctgaggatcgtgctcgtg GGATCTTGACTACTGCAGCTGTATCACCgccctcacgtaggttgcagaacttgagacgcaATCCtgggaaatcaaaagaggaattgatcaagtctgttctgagccactacaacagggaaagtaggaagacagagGAACGGAGAAGCAGTGTACAGGAGTGGAGAAAgactgtacatgaatggaggcaaacagaaagcaggagaaaggaattgtctgccaaaaaaacaacaaagcagatgataagcctcctgtctcgccaaactgagtctttcgagtctcttgtagccatgcagacaaatatgtaccgtgctaacccacagccctcccaaagccctcttccttgtcaCCCTGTATattcacaaaacaactttctccagcagccagttccttattatccccagctgcccccaacacctataagatcacgtactagccctgataactataattcttaccctgttcactccacccccatcattctgcagcatagtaatgctGAAGTGCAACAGACAGTGAatattgatcaaaataggacatag